A portion of the Manihot esculenta cultivar AM560-2 chromosome 2, M.esculenta_v8, whole genome shotgun sequence genome contains these proteins:
- the LOC110609650 gene encoding amino acid permease 3 — MKMGENAATKNHFPPQVFSVAVDMPSQGGSKWFDDDGRPKRTGTVWTASAHIITAVIGSGVLSLAWAVAQLGWIAGPAVMFLFSFVTYYTSTLLCACYRTGDPVNGKRNYTYMDAVRSNLGGGMVKICGYVQYLNLFGVAIGYTIASSISMMAVKRSNCFHKTGGKDPCHMNANPYMIAFGIAEIIFSQIPDFEKLWWLSIVAAVMSFAYSTIGLGLGIAKVAEAGKFQGSVTGIGIGTVTETQKIWRSFQALGDIAFAYSYSLILIEIQDTIRSPPSEAKTMKKSSLISVSVTTLFYMLCGCFGYAAFGDMSPGNLLTGFGFYNPYWLLDIANVAIVIHLVGAYQVYCQPLFAFIEKTAAQRFPDSEFITKDVKLPLPGSRSYNLNLFRMVFRTIFVILTTVISMLLPFFNDIVGLLGALGFWPLTVYFPVEMYISQKKIPKWSTRWLCLQILSAACLIITIAAAAGSIAGVVGDLKTVKPFKTVY, encoded by the exons ATGAAG ATGGGTGAGAACGCTGCCACAAAGAACCATTTTCCTCCACAGGTTTTCAGTGTCGCTGTTGACATGCCTTCTCAAGGTGGCTCCAAGTGGTTTGATGATGATGGACGCCCCAAGCGCACTG GAACCGTTTGGACTGCGAGTGCTCACATAATAACAGCTGTTATTGGGTCTGGTGTTCTGTCCTTGGCTTGGGCCGTCGCTCAGCTTGGATGGATCGCCGGTCCCGCTGTTATGTTCTTGTTTTCCTTCGTCACTTACTATACTTCGACTCTGCTCTGTGCCTGCTACCGAACTGGTGATCCTGTCAATGGCAAGAGGAACTATACTTACATGGACGCTGTTCGCTCCAATCTTG GCGGTGGTATGGTTAAGATATGCGGATATGTCCAGTATTTGAACCTTTTCGGCGTCGCCATTGGTTACACAATAGCATCATCTATAAGCATGAT GGCTGTGAAAAGGTCGAATTGTTTCCACAAGACAGGAGGCAAAGATCCATGTCATATGAATGCCAATCCTTACATGATAGCATTTGGAATTGCGGAGattattttctctcaaattcCTGACTTTGAAAAGCTGTGGTGGCTTTCCATTGTTGCTGCAGTCATGTCCTTCGCTTACTCAACAATTGGTCTTGGACTTGGAATTGCTAAAGTTGCAGAAGCTGGAAAATTTCAAGGAAGTGTAACTGGAATAGGCATCGGCACCGTCACTGAAACCCAGAAGATATGGAGAAGTTTCCAAGCACTTGGTGACATTGCCTTTGCCTATTCTTACTCCCTCATTCTCATCGAAATTCAG GACACAATCAGATCTCCACCATCAGAAGCCAAGACAATGAAGAAATCAAGTTTAATAAGTGTTTCAGTGACCACCCTATTCTATATGCTTTGTGGCTGCTTTGGCTACGCTGCCTTTGGAGACATGTCTCCTGGAAATCTTCTCACAGGCTTCGGCTTTTATAACCCATACTGGCTACTAGACATTGCCAATGTTGCCATAGTGATCCACCTTGTTGGTGCATATCAAGTCTACTGCCAACCTCTCTTTGCCTTCATTGAGAAAACAGCAGCACAAAGATTCCCAGACAGTGAATTTATTACCAAAGATGTCAAACTCCCACTTCCTGGTTCTCGCTCTTACAACCTCAACCTCTTCAGAATGGTTTTTAGGACCATTTTTGTGATCTTGACCACTGTAATTTCTATGCTCCTTCCCTTCTTTAACGACATAGTTGGTCTTCTCGGAGCTTTAGGATTTTGGCCGTTAACAGTGTATTTCCCAGTTGAGATGTACATATCACAGAAGAAGATTCCAAAGTGGAGCACAAGATGGCTCTGTCTGCAAATTTTAAGTGCAGCTTGCCTTATAATCACCATAGCAGCTGCTGCTGGCTCCATTGCTGGAGTTGTTGGTGATCTGAAGACAGTGAAGCCCTTCAAGACGGTTTACTAA
- the LOC110609440 gene encoding auxilin-related protein 2: protein MDEFGVLTESFGLKSQGKSSPMAASRRTNNTSSAQTRNLASNSASNQNSSSYASTSAHNSNSLNGSFFNDNETLFSSKKPQNFGGLDDGFDIFGGFQSNSRQTTNNGAGSSFDYDSIFSNSNNLNAKSSFDGDILSGLNSSGSISTDDIFGTYDSKPKQTATIDDFFGTVGGKTKSPSRNESVDFDDLIPGFDSSFSLKKGETTGMNRSTFTALDDPFVVLETTSTTMKSTSIDPLEEFSKFNHSGSTKPPGSTNASPLRPPPRPGQVLKSNKVKGSNVASIDELEDFAMGRVQNNAGRSIHHAREVSERQPAKATKYKEAEVAAWKNHEKSANDLESFFSMGFRSNSVPRSRTATVDPVFDAKINNKGAAVAQRKSSGASSGIRKASSTTSIVDDFSSLFGDASFFGEFEEVEGESEERRRARLSRHQRTQDRVAKAVADMNQRDLQTQHEQEERRRIADKMDAEIKRWAAGKEGNMRALLSSLQHVLSPDYGWEPVSLTDLITSSSVKKVYRKATLCVHPDKVQQKGATLEQKYTAEKVFDILKEAWNKFNKEELS, encoded by the exons ATGGACGAGTTTGGTGTCTTGACGGAGAGTTTTGGGTTAAAATCTCAAGGCAAATCGTCTCCGATGGCCGCATCGAGACGAACAAATAACACCTCCAGTGCTCAAACCCGAAATCTCGCTTCCAATTCAGCTTCAAACCAAAATTCATCATCATATGCTTCGACATCTGCCCATAATTCCAATTCCCTAAATGGGTCTTTTTTCAATGATAATGAAACTCTTTTTAGCAGTAAAAAACCCCAGAATTTTGGTGGTTTAGATGATGGGTTTGACATTTTTGGTGGTTTCCAAAGTAACTCAAGGCAAACAACTAATAATGGCGCTGGGTCTTCTTTCGATTACGATTCTATTTTCTCAAATTCTAATAACTTGAATGCTAAATCGTCATTCGATGGCGATATATTGAGCGGGTTAAACAGCTCGGGTTCCATTAGCACGGATGATATTTTTGGGACCTATGATTCTAAGCCAAAGCAGACCGCAACAATTGATGATTTCTTTGGGACCGTTGGTGGAAAAACGAAGAGTCCTAGTCGGAATGAATCTGTAGATTTCGATGATTTGATACCTGGGTTTGATTCAAGCTTCTCATTAAAAAAGGG GGAAACTACTGGGATGAATAGATCAACTTTCACTGCATTAGATGACCCTTTTGTAGTATTAGAAACGACTTCAACCACAATGAAATCAACATCCATAGACCCATTGGAAGAATTCAGTAAGTTCAATCACTCGGGAAGCACAAAGCCCCCTGGTTCAACAAATGCTTCACCACTAAGGCCCCCTCCACGACCGGGGCAAGTTTTGAAGAGTAATAAAG TTAAAGGTTCAAATGTGGCTTCCATAGATGAACTTGAAGATTTTGCTATGGGCAGGGTGCAGAATAATGCTGGAAGATCAATTCACCATGCTAGGGAAGTAAGTGAGAGACAACCTGCAAAAGCAACTAAATATAAAGAAGCTGAAGTTGCTGCATGGAAGAATCATGAAAAGAGTGCCAATGATCTAGAATCCTTTTTTAGCATGGGTTTTCGATCCAACAGTGTACCAAGGTCAAGGACTGCAACTGTG GATCCTGTATTTGATGCAAAGATAAACAACAAAGGAGCTGCAGTAGCCCAGAGGAAGTCTAGTGGTGCCTCATCTGGCATAAGAAAGGCTTCTTCTACAACAAGTATAGTTGATGATTTTTCTTCATTATTTGGAG ATGCATCATTTTTTGGAGAATTTGAGGAAGTTGAAGGGGAAAGCGAAGAAAGACGAAGAGCCAGATTGAGCCGACACCAGAGGACCCAAGATCGGGTG GCAAAAGCGGTTGCTGATATGAACCAGCGTGACCTTCAAACTCAGCATGAGCAAGAAGAGAGGCGT AGGATTGCTGACAAAATGGATGCTGAGATAAAGCGCTGGGCTGCAGGGAAAGAAGGCAACATGCGTGCATTGTTATCATCGTTGCAACAT GTGCTTTCCCCTGATTATGGATGGGAGCCAGTTTCATTGACAGATTTGATTACTTCATCCTCGGTGAAAAAAGTTTATAGAAAGGCAACATTATGTGTCCATCCTGATAAGGTTCAGCAGAAGGGTGCCACTCTTGAACAAAAATATACAGCGGAGAAGGTTTTTGATATCCTCAAG GAAGCTTGGAACAAGTTCAATAAGGAGGAACTTTCTTAA
- the LOC110608461 gene encoding probable receptor-like protein kinase At1g11050, producing MGNKLFSSFFFFFFFIIYSICSISASSSCPIDLSYVQTIPWDSSGCRKPDRGHCCLTLLSLFGMGIAQHLRETSMFQLPDANASSSCLSDFQTRLSAMSIDPSLVPLCFNNSNQFVGNASSCVGIFTTQDWTEKVGPITPLQTSCKGDVSGLTQCSSCLDAGQKVTSQLTSLDPDANSKCFYFTCLYAAAIVNELGPMDPKTAACMLGLPLTGSATNNTSKSSSKDKSLKVVFGFTGAAVGSLLAGGLILWYRRWHKRKKLNASHEQYVSSFRTGVLPNSGAKWFNLSELERATKGFSKRNFIGQGTYGVVYKGILADGTTVAVKQMQDLDSQGDEEFSNEVEIISKIRHRNLLSLRGCCVTSDILEGKRRYLVYDFMSNGSLSDHLSGDHSRTQLSWPQRKNILLDVAKGLAYLHYGLKPAIYHRDIKTTNILLDMEMKAKVADFGLAKQSLEGQSHLTTRVAGTHGYLAPEYALYGQLTEKSDVYSFGIVILEVMSGRKVLDTSNSSFLLITDWAWTLAKSGKIEKIFDESIREEGPKGVMERFVHVGILCAHVMVAFRPTIAEALRMLEGDIDIPQLPDRPMPLGHEAFRSSLLCSNSSSERSRTTSSSSKSLV from the coding sequence ATGGGCAACAAGCTTttctcttccttcttctttttcttcttcttcataatTTACTCCATTTGTTCCATTTCAGCCTCTTCATCCTGTCCCATAGATCTCAGTTATGTTCAAACCATCCCATGGGATTCATCTGGGTGTCGTAAGCCTGATAGGGGACATTGCTGTTTGACTCTTCTTAGCCTCTTTGGCATGGGAATAGCTCAGCATCTTAGAGAGACCTCTATGTTTCAACTGCCTGATGCTAATGCTTCCTCTTCTTGCCTCTCTGATTTTCAAACCAGGCTTTCTGCTATGTCCATTGATCCGTCATTAGTCCCTTTATGCTTCAACAACTCTAATCAATTTGTTGGTAATGCTTCTAGTTGTGTTGGAATTTTTACTACCCAAGATtggacagagaaggtgggtccaATCACCCCATTGCAGACTTCTTGTAAAGGAGATGTATCAGGATTAACTCAGTGCAGCTCCTGTCTTGATGCTGGCCAAAAGGTGACCTCCCAGTTGACGAGTTTAGATCCAGATGCCAATTCAAAATGCTTTTATTTCACCTGTTTGTATGCTGCTGCAATTGTTAATGAGCTTGGACCAATGGATCCCAAAACAGCTGCTTGCATGCTGGGCTTGCCATTGACAGGCTCAGCAACTAACAACACATCCAAAAGTTCCAGCAAAGATAAGTCTCTAAAAGTGGTCTTCGGATTCACAGGAGCGGCTGTTGGTTCTTTGCTTGCTGGTGGACTAATTCTCTGGTACAGGAGATGGCACAAGAGGAAGAAGCTTAATGCTTCACACGAGCAATATGTGAGCAGTTTCAGAACCGGCGTGTTGCCTAACTCAGGTGCAAAATGGTTTAACTTATCAGAACTCGAACGAGCTACTAAAGGATTTTCGAAGAGGAACTTCATTGGTCAAGGCACTTATGGGGTTGTGTATAAAGGCATTCTAGCAGATGGAACTACGGTTGCAGTGAAGCAAATGCAAGATTTGGATTCACAGGGAGATGAAGAATTCTCCAATGAAGTTGAGATCATAAGCAAAATCAGACACAGAAATCTTCTTTCTCTTCGAGGTTGCTGCGTTACAAGCGATATCTTGGAAGGCAAAAGGAGATATCTCGTCTATGATTTCATGTCCAACGGTAGCCTGAGTGACCATTTGTCCGGCGACCACAGCAGGACGCAACTGAGTTGGCCTCAGAGAAAGAACATTCTCCTTGACGTGGCCAAAGGACTCGCTTACTTGCACTACGGTCTGAAACCTGCCATTTATCACCGAGACATCAAGACCACAAACATACTACTGGACATGGAAATGAAAGCAAAAGTTGCAGACTTTGGGTTGGCGAAGCAAAGCTTGGAAGGCCAGTCACATCTCACCACAAGAGTGGCCGGAACCCATGGCTACTTAGCACCGGAATATGCTCTCTACGGTCAGTTAACAGAGAAAAGCGATGTCTACAGCTTTGGAATTGTGATTCTTGAAGTAATGAGCGGAAGGAAAGTGCTTGATACGTCGAATTCTTCGTTTCTTTTGATTACTGATTGGGCATGGACGTTGGCAAAATCTGGgaaaatagagaaaattttTGATGAATCTATAAGGGAGGAGGGACCCAAAGGGGTGATGGAGAGATTTGTTCATGTTGGGATTCTTTGTGCACATGTAATGGTGGCATTTAGACCTACCATTGCTGAAGCTCTTAGAATGCTAGAGGGTGACATTGACATCCCACAGTTACCTGACAGACCAATGCCGCTCGGCCACGAAGCATTTAGATCGTCTCTCTTGTGTAGTAACAGTTCAAGTGAAAGATCAAGAACCACCAGCAGTTCCAGTAAAAGCTTAGTGTAG